In a genomic window of Benincasa hispida cultivar B227 unplaced genomic scaffold, ASM972705v1 Contig617, whole genome shotgun sequence:
- the LOC120069820 gene encoding uncharacterized protein LOC120069820 — MAAYRTNPIKAKEIQRQVEKLMDKGYVRESMSPCSVPVILVPKKDGTWRMYVDCQAINKITVKYRHPIPRLDDMLDELHRAKLFSKIIFKVVTIKFECMWEMSEKRLSKQNLVSMSDLLCHLVLSMHQDGVKVDEEKVKAIREWPTPTNATELEAPQKPNKVEFIVTFPYVIHYKKGKDNVVADALSRRKGKLCIPKCSIRELRRKLIGED; from the exons ATGGCGGCATACAGAACCAATCCAATCAAGGCCAAGGAAATTCAAAGGCAAGTGGAAAAACTCATGGATAAAGGTTATGTTCGAGAAAGCATGAGTCCTTGTTCGGTTCCAGTCATTTTAGTGCCCAAGAAAGATGGAACATGGAGGATGTATGTTGATTGTCAAGCCATCAACAAAATAACTGTAAAGTATCGACATCCTATTCCTAGATTGGATGACATGCTAGATGAATTACATCgtgcaaaattgttttcaaaaattatctTCAAAGTGGTTACCATCAAATTCGAATGCATGTGGGAGATGAGTGAAAAACGGCTTTCCAAACAAAATTTGGTCTCCATGAGTGACTTGTTATGCCATTTGGTCTTATCAATGCACCAA GATGGAGTGAAAGTTGATGAAGAAAAGGTCAAGGCTATTCGAGAGTGGCCAACACCCACCAATGCAACCGAG CTTGAAGCACCTCAAAAGCCAAACAAAGTTGAGTTTATTGTGACATTTCCATACGTCATTCATTACAAGAAAGGTAAGGATAATGTGGTGGCTGATGCATTATCAAGAAG GAAAGGAAAACTTTGTATTCCTAAGTGTTCCATTCGAGAGTTGCGAAGGAAGCTCATCGGGGAGGATTAA